A DNA window from Sporosarcina sp. ANT_H38 contains the following coding sequences:
- the hpaB gene encoding 4-hydroxyphenylacetate 3-monooxygenase, oxygenase component translates to MGARTGKEYIEGIKERNTEVWIHGEKVEDVTIHPAFKNVVESVAGLYDLQHEKPEKMLYTSPTSGKKVGLSFIAPKTKEDLFKRREMHTEWATFSGGMMGRSPDYLNTSIMAFGTASQFFAQEGGGSDQFAKNAANYYEYARENDISLTHTLIHPQVNRSMLTQAEQKDPFLSARITKKTSDGIIVNGCRLLATLGGITDELVVFPSTINRTPGTTDDPFAFAFAIPNNTKGLKFLSRESFDYGKSKWDHPLGARFDESDAIISFEDVFVPWERVFVSESTDICNRTYTETNAVIHMTHQVISKNVVKTEFILGVVISMMEAIGIDKFMHVKEKASEIMVILEVMRSHLFKSEHNAKIDQYGNMTPDFEPLNAARNWFPKMYQRMNEIIKILGASGLMALPTEADFSNTDVGPLVHRYTQGANINGEEKVQLFRLAWDISISAFGNRQALYEYYFFGDPVRMSNAYYDGFDKQPYKDMVTNFLNKSKKEAGIVFLK, encoded by the coding sequence ATGGGCGCACGAACGGGGAAAGAATATATTGAAGGTATTAAAGAACGGAATACGGAAGTATGGATTCACGGTGAGAAAGTAGAAGATGTTACCATACATCCAGCATTTAAAAATGTAGTGGAAAGTGTTGCGGGTCTTTATGATTTACAACACGAGAAGCCAGAAAAAATGCTGTATACATCACCGACCTCTGGAAAAAAGGTTGGCCTTTCTTTTATTGCACCTAAAACGAAAGAAGATTTGTTTAAAAGACGTGAAATGCATACTGAATGGGCGACTTTTTCCGGCGGTATGATGGGACGTTCCCCAGACTATTTGAATACAAGTATTATGGCATTTGGTACAGCTAGTCAGTTTTTTGCACAAGAAGGCGGCGGAAGCGACCAATTTGCAAAAAACGCAGCTAATTACTATGAATATGCACGTGAAAATGATATTAGCTTAACACATACATTAATTCATCCACAGGTAAACAGGTCGATGCTCACACAAGCAGAGCAAAAAGATCCATTTCTCTCCGCACGTATTACGAAAAAGACTTCAGACGGAATTATTGTGAATGGTTGTCGTCTCTTGGCAACACTAGGCGGTATTACTGATGAGCTCGTTGTATTCCCCTCTACTATAAACAGAACGCCAGGAACTACAGATGATCCATTCGCATTTGCGTTTGCAATCCCAAATAATACAAAGGGCTTAAAATTCCTATCCCGTGAATCATTCGACTATGGCAAAAGCAAATGGGATCATCCATTAGGTGCTAGGTTTGATGAGAGTGATGCAATCATTTCATTTGAAGATGTATTTGTTCCATGGGAAAGAGTTTTTGTAAGTGAAAGTACAGATATATGTAATCGTACGTATACCGAGACAAATGCGGTTATACATATGACGCATCAAGTTATCTCTAAAAACGTCGTTAAAACCGAGTTCATTCTAGGTGTTGTCATCAGTATGATGGAGGCAATTGGAATTGATAAATTCATGCATGTTAAAGAAAAAGCAAGTGAAATCATGGTTATTTTAGAAGTGATGCGTTCTCATTTATTCAAATCTGAGCATAATGCTAAGATCGATCAATACGGCAATATGACGCCAGATTTTGAACCACTAAACGCAGCGCGCAATTGGTTCCCGAAAATGTATCAACGTATGAATGAAATCATTAAAATTCTAGGGGCTTCCGGATTGATGGCACTTCCAACTGAAGCAGACTTTAGCAATACAGATGTCGGCCCCTTAGTTCATCGTTACACACAAGGTGCAAATATTAACGGCGAGGAAAAAGTACAGTTATTCCGTTTAGCATGGGATATTTCTATTAGTGCATTCGGTAACCGACAAGCTCTCTATGAATATTATTTCTTTGGAGACCCAGTGAGAATGTCAAATGCCTATTATGATGGATTTGATAAGCAACCTTATAAAGATATGGTTACAAACTTTTTAAATAAATCGAAAAAAGAAGCGGGCATAGTATTTTTAAAATAA
- a CDS encoding 5-carboxymethyl-2-hydroxymuconate Delta-isomerase, producing MPHFIVEYTDNIKDQVNIEKLFEEIHKVLIARDTIFPIGGIRSRAIELKEYRVADGTEDDAFVHAVLKIGAGRSEEIMKDVCDALFEVMKDHFSLVMSERYLALSMELIEFSEAGTYKQNNIHSRFK from the coding sequence TTGCCACATTTTATTGTAGAGTACACGGATAATATTAAAGATCAAGTGAATATTGAAAAACTATTTGAAGAGATTCATAAGGTCTTGATTGCACGAGACACTATATTTCCGATAGGAGGAATTCGGTCGAGGGCGATTGAGCTTAAAGAGTACCGTGTGGCAGATGGTACTGAGGATGATGCCTTTGTCCATGCCGTATTGAAAATAGGGGCTGGACGCTCAGAAGAAATAATGAAAGACGTTTGTGATGCGCTATTTGAAGTGATGAAAGACCATTTCTCACTAGTAATGTCCGAGCGCTATTTAGCATTGTCAATGGAATTAATCGAATTTAGTGAAGCAGGTACGTATAAACAAAATAATATTCACTCTAGATTTAAGTGA
- a CDS encoding fumarylacetoacetate hydrolase family protein: MRKARIAYGGAIHEAIEWEGQLKLDDGRIVEEHEVTWLTPIEPRTVFALGLNYADHAAELAFAAPTEPLVFLKGPNTFIGHLAYTRRPSDVTYMHYECELAVIIGKTARNVKKEDAYKYVKGYSVANDYAIRDYLENYYRPNLRVKNRDTGTPFGPWIVDAIDVTDPMNLKLTTYINNELVQDGTTADMIFDIPALIAYLSSFMTLSENDVILTGTPKGSVDTVAGDVVVTEVEGIGRLVNTIIGDESFTNR; this comes from the coding sequence ATGAGAAAAGCGCGAATAGCATATGGGGGGGCCATCCATGAAGCAATTGAATGGGAAGGGCAACTCAAATTAGATGATGGTCGAATTGTAGAAGAACACGAAGTAACTTGGCTTACGCCGATAGAACCTCGAACAGTATTTGCATTAGGGCTCAACTATGCGGATCATGCAGCAGAACTTGCTTTTGCCGCGCCAACAGAACCACTCGTCTTTTTAAAAGGACCGAATACGTTTATTGGGCACCTAGCGTATACGCGTCGTCCCTCAGATGTAACCTATATGCACTATGAATGCGAATTGGCGGTCATCATCGGTAAAACAGCCCGCAATGTTAAAAAAGAAGACGCCTATAAATATGTTAAAGGGTACAGTGTCGCTAATGATTATGCAATAAGAGATTATTTGGAAAACTATTATCGTCCCAATTTGCGCGTGAAAAATCGTGATACTGGTACGCCATTTGGCCCTTGGATTGTTGATGCGATAGATGTTACCGATCCGATGAATTTAAAATTGACGACATATATCAATAACGAACTCGTTCAAGATGGAACGACTGCGGATATGATTTTTGATATTCCAGCCCTTATTGCGTACTTAAGTAGCTTTATGACGTTAAGTGAAAATGACGTCATTCTCACAGGTACTCCTAAGGGGTCTGTCGATACAGTCGCTGGAGATGTTGTTGTCACAGAAGTGGAGGGAATCGGACGCTTGGTAAATACCATTATCGGGGACGAATCCTTTACAAATCGATAG
- a CDS encoding fumarylacetoacetate hydrolase family protein, producing MNLARMKVIGTRELVSVDVNTETNTVRLEDRVLSTDDIQLDIPITGTVFGTLLNYKGVLARLGDAVNDKPYSSPPIAPVLYIKPANTFNRYGGEIPMPAGVSKLEIGAALGVVIGKKALAVDEAIALSYVAGYTIVNDVSVPHDSVYRPAVQHNARDGFCPIGPWIIARHEVDNPDDLAIRVFINDTLHQENSTSNLIRSVSRLLADVTEFMTLSPGDVLLVGVPEEAPQAVIGDKIRIEIEGIGSLVNVIVDEKESKWRGTI from the coding sequence ATGAACTTGGCAAGGATGAAAGTGATAGGGACACGAGAATTAGTTTCAGTGGATGTAAATACAGAAACGAATACAGTCAGGTTAGAAGACAGGGTGTTAAGTACTGATGATATACAGCTCGATATCCCTATTACAGGAACGGTTTTTGGTACATTGCTGAACTATAAGGGAGTACTTGCAAGACTTGGCGATGCTGTAAATGACAAACCGTATAGTTCACCGCCGATTGCCCCGGTTCTTTATATTAAACCGGCAAATACTTTCAATCGTTATGGTGGGGAAATTCCTATGCCAGCTGGAGTATCGAAGCTTGAAATAGGGGCGGCACTTGGAGTAGTAATTGGTAAAAAAGCTCTCGCTGTGGACGAAGCGATTGCGCTGTCTTATGTGGCAGGTTATACGATTGTGAATGATGTCAGCGTGCCACATGATAGCGTATACCGTCCTGCTGTTCAACATAATGCACGTGATGGTTTTTGTCCAATTGGTCCATGGATTATTGCTCGTCATGAAGTGGATAACCCTGATGATTTAGCTATTCGTGTATTCATCAATGATACTCTTCATCAGGAAAATTCCACATCGAATTTGATTCGTTCAGTCTCACGTTTACTTGCAGATGTAACTGAGTTCATGACTTTAAGTCCGGGTGATGTATTACTCGTAGGGGTTCCTGAAGAGGCACCACAAGCTGTGATAGGAGATAAAATTCGAATCGAAATAGAGGGTATTGGCAGTTTGGTTAACGTTATTGTTGACGAAAAAGAATCCAAATGGAGGGGGACGATATGA
- a CDS encoding ABC transporter ATP-binding protein, whose amino-acid sequence MLKLSQINKLFNEATPDEKIALDQINLKLNPGDFMTVIGSNGAGKSTMLNMISGALSPDFGVIEIANKDVTKLPEYKRSQMIGRVFQDPMAGTAPTMTIEENLAMAYSRNKKRLLKKGVDKKRRELFRESLETLHLNLENRLNAKVGMLSGGERQALSLLMATFTQPSILLLDEHTAALDPARAELITKLTKQLVEKDQLTTLMITHNMQQALDLGNRLIMMDKGQIILEIEADEKKELTIPKLMDEFQRIRGEKLTSDKALLSV is encoded by the coding sequence TTGCTAAAACTTAGTCAAATTAATAAATTATTTAATGAAGCAACACCTGATGAAAAAATTGCTTTGGATCAAATTAATCTGAAATTAAACCCAGGGGATTTTATGACTGTGATTGGAAGCAACGGTGCTGGAAAATCGACTATGTTGAATATGATTTCCGGTGCTCTTTCTCCTGATTTCGGTGTTATTGAAATTGCTAATAAAGACGTTACAAAATTGCCGGAATATAAGCGCTCACAAATGATTGGAAGGGTATTTCAAGATCCGATGGCAGGAACAGCTCCTACGATGACAATTGAGGAAAACCTTGCTATGGCCTATTCACGAAACAAAAAGCGACTATTAAAAAAAGGCGTTGACAAGAAGCGTCGTGAATTGTTCCGCGAATCTCTTGAAACGCTCCATTTAAACCTTGAAAACCGTCTGAATGCAAAAGTAGGAATGCTTTCTGGTGGAGAGAGGCAAGCACTTTCACTGTTGATGGCTACCTTTACACAACCATCTATTTTGCTTCTTGATGAACACACTGCTGCACTAGATCCAGCACGAGCCGAACTAATTACAAAATTAACTAAGCAACTTGTTGAAAAGGATCAGCTTACAACACTGATGATTACTCACAATATGCAACAAGCACTCGACTTAGGGAACAGGCTAATTATGATGGATAAGGGGCAAATTATTTTAGAAATAGAAGCAGATGAAAAGAAAGAATTAACAATTCCAAAGCTGATGGATGAATTCCAACGCATTCGTGGCGAAAAATTAACGAGTGACAAAGCATTGTTGTCGGTGTAA
- a CDS encoding ABC transporter permease, whose protein sequence is MFSAVFGSVEQGIIYAIMALGVYISFRVLDFPDLTVDGSFVTGAGVAATMIIFGYHPVAATAVAIVIGFLAGCVTGLLHTKGKINALLSGILMMIALYSINLRIMGLTSPNSIGRPNIPLLNAETLFIQFKTFWSSLGIDSSITNFFSMLGFQHLPSSWGTLFIMIIIVLIIKFVVDWFLKTEVGLAIRATGDNKKMIRSLSANTDTLVIVGLGFSNALVAFSGALIAQYSKFADIGMGIGMIIIGLASVIIGEAIFGTKTIMRTTFAVIAGAIIYRIVLGLALRVDFLDTGDMKLITAVIVIGALILPQFFEKKREKNRKAKRHAERLEEHQNLLMKGGKSVAKT, encoded by the coding sequence ATGTTTTCAGCTGTTTTTGGCTCTGTAGAGCAAGGAATCATCTATGCAATTATGGCACTTGGCGTGTACATTTCATTCCGAGTGTTGGATTTTCCGGATTTAACAGTTGACGGAAGTTTTGTAACTGGAGCTGGAGTTGCGGCCACGATGATCATCTTCGGATATCATCCGGTGGCTGCTACGGCGGTTGCTATCGTAATCGGTTTTCTTGCAGGATGTGTGACTGGCCTCCTACATACAAAAGGGAAGATCAATGCGCTTCTATCGGGAATACTAATGATGATTGCTTTGTATTCAATAAATTTACGCATAATGGGGCTGACCTCTCCAAATTCAATTGGTCGTCCGAATATACCTTTATTAAATGCTGAAACACTATTCATTCAGTTTAAAACGTTCTGGAGTTCTTTAGGTATCGACTCTTCCATTACAAATTTTTTCAGTATGCTAGGGTTTCAGCACTTACCTTCAAGTTGGGGTACATTGTTCATCATGATCATTATCGTGTTGATCATTAAATTTGTTGTCGATTGGTTTTTGAAAACTGAAGTGGGTCTTGCGATAAGAGCTACTGGTGATAATAAGAAAATGATTCGAAGTTTGTCCGCTAATACAGATACACTCGTTATTGTTGGTCTTGGCTTTTCAAATGCGCTTGTTGCATTTTCTGGTGCATTGATCGCTCAGTATTCCAAATTCGCTGATATTGGAATGGGAATTGGAATGATTATCATTGGATTAGCTTCCGTAATTATCGGTGAGGCAATATTTGGTACGAAGACGATTATGCGAACAACATTTGCTGTAATTGCAGGAGCCATTATTTATAGAATCGTACTAGGTCTTGCACTTAGAGTGGACTTTCTCGATACGGGAGATATGAAATTAATTACTGCTGTAATTGTAATTGGCGCGTTGATCTTACCTCAGTTCTTTGAAAAGAAGCGAGAGAAAAATAGAAAAGCCAAACGCCATGCTGAACGTTTAGAAGAGCATCAAAATTTGCTTATGAAGGGGGGCAAATCCGTTGCTAAAACTTAG
- a CDS encoding ABC transporter substrate-binding protein, whose product MKNGWRKMLAVIFSTTLLLAACGDGGEGQEKETTSKKYKIGVSQIVEHPSLNAAYDGFKKALEDGGINAEYDVQIAQGDNSANTTIATNLVSADVDLIFANSTPSAQAAASATSEIPIIFTSVTDAIGAELVDSMESPGGNVTGTIDAHPEAISDTMKFLKEELGAKNVGMVFNSGEQNSRAQVDAVKEILKGLDMTVVEASVATSADVKQATESLLGKVDSMYIITDNTVVSALESVISVANDNKIPMMVGEFDSVKRGGLAAYGFEYFDIGYEAGQMAVKILKGESKPADLPVQIPQKLKLIMNKDTATTVGIDIKDEWKAEFSE is encoded by the coding sequence ATGAAGAACGGCTGGAGAAAAATGTTGGCTGTAATTTTTAGTACCACATTACTACTTGCAGCATGTGGTGATGGTGGGGAAGGTCAGGAAAAGGAAACGACCTCGAAAAAATATAAAATAGGTGTCAGCCAAATTGTAGAACACCCATCACTTAATGCAGCTTACGATGGTTTTAAAAAGGCCTTAGAAGACGGAGGAATTAACGCAGAATATGATGTTCAAATTGCCCAAGGTGATAATAGTGCGAATACGACGATTGCTACTAATCTTGTCAGCGCAGATGTCGATCTAATATTCGCAAACTCAACTCCTAGTGCCCAGGCAGCTGCTAGCGCTACATCAGAAATTCCAATTATTTTCACATCTGTAACAGATGCAATTGGAGCAGAACTTGTTGACTCAATGGAAAGCCCAGGGGGTAATGTAACAGGTACAATCGACGCTCATCCTGAAGCGATTTCCGATACAATGAAGTTCCTTAAGGAAGAATTAGGTGCAAAAAATGTAGGAATGGTGTTTAACTCTGGAGAGCAGAACTCTCGTGCTCAAGTAGATGCCGTAAAAGAAATACTAAAAGGTCTGGATATGACTGTAGTTGAAGCATCTGTTGCGACTTCTGCAGATGTGAAACAAGCGACAGAATCATTGCTTGGTAAAGTAGATTCTATGTACATTATCACTGATAACACGGTTGTTTCTGCGCTCGAATCGGTCATTTCAGTTGCTAATGACAATAAAATTCCAATGATGGTCGGTGAATTTGACTCTGTAAAACGAGGCGGCTTAGCAGCATATGGGTTTGAATACTTTGACATCGGTTATGAAGCAGGACAAATGGCTGTGAAAATCTTAAAAGGTGAAAGTAAACCGGCTGATTTACCTGTTCAAATTCCTCAGAAGTTAAAATTGATTATGAATAAAGACACTGCAACCACTGTAGGAATTGACATAAAAGACGAATGGAAAGCTGAATTCAGCGAATAA
- a CDS encoding NAD(P)/FAD-dependent oxidoreductase, whose product MVVGEISQERNLIIIGGGPGGYSAAIRGAQLGLSVTLIEQADMGGVCLNEGCIPSKIFTHAAAKYSEIAHFQDMGIGSSDNLFDIKKLLSYKEKVINQLRSGVENLCNANKIEIIRGKVTFLTIDRIGVENGHQFDIFEFDQVIIATGSNPIMPSSIQEKGERILLPHELYKLEELPKHLIVKGQDYIALEVASSFAALGSQVSIVIDDKVGFPFDESINKELNRLLKKRKIKVYKELEFISTNQTEYGITLTFQTDKNIEETISGSHLYVSGTRKPNLETLGIYRFGIEQTSKGFIKVNGNMQSSIPSVYAIGDVTEGPMLAVKAIKQGKAAVASIAGEQTEVDLTFMPIVAHTIPPVVSVGLTEQTAREIDLAIRVSQYALGGNGYATITGKKDGFIKVISDSTTEIIQGIHMIGEGAVEMSGSFVQLLEMAAKEEDIKFPHYAHPGFNEGLLEAVEGLIGQAIHAAPIKKKDLLTI is encoded by the coding sequence ATGGTTGTTGGGGAAATCAGTCAGGAAAGAAATCTCATTATTATTGGAGGGGGGCCAGGCGGCTACTCTGCTGCCATTCGCGGTGCACAGCTTGGTCTCTCAGTCACGTTAATTGAACAAGCTGATATGGGCGGTGTTTGTCTGAATGAAGGGTGTATCCCATCTAAAATCTTTACACATGCAGCAGCTAAATACTCAGAAATAGCTCATTTTCAGGATATGGGAATTGGAAGTTCTGATAACCTATTCGATATAAAAAAGCTCCTTTCTTATAAAGAAAAAGTTATCAATCAGCTTAGATCTGGTGTAGAGAATCTATGTAATGCAAACAAAATTGAAATAATTCGTGGGAAAGTTACATTCCTTACGATAGACAGAATCGGTGTAGAAAATGGACATCAATTTGATATTTTTGAATTTGATCAAGTCATTATCGCTACAGGAAGTAACCCAATTATGCCATCTAGCATACAAGAAAAAGGGGAAAGAATTCTATTGCCACATGAACTATATAAATTGGAAGAGTTACCAAAACACTTGATAGTAAAAGGTCAAGATTACATTGCACTTGAAGTCGCTTCTAGCTTTGCGGCTTTAGGTTCACAAGTCAGTATTGTTATTGATGACAAAGTAGGCTTTCCTTTCGATGAATCCATCAATAAAGAATTAAATCGTTTATTAAAAAAGCGTAAAATAAAAGTGTATAAAGAACTTGAATTCATATCAACAAATCAGACTGAATACGGAATTACACTAACGTTTCAAACGGATAAAAATATAGAAGAGACCATAAGTGGATCGCATCTATATGTATCCGGTACAAGGAAACCCAATTTGGAAACGCTAGGTATATACCGTTTCGGAATTGAACAAACAAGTAAAGGATTCATAAAGGTAAACGGAAATATGCAATCATCGATCCCTTCTGTCTATGCAATCGGTGATGTAACGGAAGGTCCAATGCTCGCAGTGAAAGCAATCAAACAAGGAAAAGCCGCTGTAGCATCGATTGCAGGGGAACAAACGGAAGTGGATCTTACATTTATGCCAATTGTTGCACATACAATTCCGCCAGTTGTTTCCGTGGGACTTACGGAACAAACTGCGCGCGAAATTGACTTGGCAATTCGTGTCAGTCAATATGCTCTAGGTGGAAACGGGTATGCAACAATCACTGGGAAAAAGGATGGGTTTATTAAAGTGATTTCTGATTCAACAACGGAAATCATCCAGGGCATTCATATGATTGGAGAAGGAGCTGTTGAAATGTCAGGTTCCTTTGTCCAGTTGCTTGAAATGGCTGCGAAAGAAGAAGATATTAAATTCCCACACTATGCACATCCCGGATTTAATGAAGGACTACTTGAAGCGGTAGAGGGGTTAATCGGACAAGCAATTCATGCAGCACCGATTAAAAAGAAAGACTTGTTAACGATCTGA
- a CDS encoding dihydrolipoamide acetyltransferase family protein — protein MLEVKLHDIGEGMTEGEVIHYLVKVGDSVRLDQPLVEVQTDKMVAELTSPCSGIVKEIRIEVGEIVQVGTSLLSIEVEEAIRTEPKSQVETKQTVERKVIPTTNVEGKSLPIPFNRVLAAPYTRKIARDNNINIEDVHASDPSGRITEEDVFRFLKEQQTDSEPVKDVKQAKVVQETPDEIPFRGIRKKIAEKMTKSLFTIPHVTHFDEVNMTNLFHMRQQLKVTGESVSVPAFLIKALVISLKDFPIFNAELDEENNRILLKKNYHIGFATNTESGLIVPVIHDVDKKSIKEINKDIKGLTERAIAGKLQPFEMQNSTFTVSNVGPLGSTGATPIINYPETALIAFHKTKKQPIVNIHDEIVIGHIMTLSMAFDHRVADGATAVAFTNRFASLIEQPHKLMMEMI, from the coding sequence ATGCTCGAAGTAAAGTTGCATGATATTGGGGAAGGAATGACTGAAGGAGAAGTGATCCATTACTTAGTCAAAGTTGGAGATTCTGTAAGGTTGGATCAGCCGCTAGTCGAAGTACAAACAGACAAAATGGTGGCTGAACTTACTTCTCCCTGCTCAGGTATCGTGAAAGAAATTCGTATCGAAGTAGGTGAAATCGTTCAGGTCGGAACAAGTCTACTTTCCATTGAAGTAGAAGAAGCCATTCGGACTGAACCAAAATCACAAGTAGAGACGAAACAAACTGTCGAAAGGAAAGTAATCCCAACAACAAATGTAGAGGGGAAATCGCTGCCCATTCCTTTTAACCGAGTACTTGCTGCACCATACACACGTAAAATTGCACGCGACAATAACATAAATATTGAGGATGTTCATGCTAGTGATCCCTCTGGAAGAATAACCGAAGAAGATGTTTTCCGTTTTTTAAAAGAACAACAAACTGATTCGGAACCAGTGAAGGATGTTAAGCAGGCAAAGGTTGTTCAAGAGACTCCCGATGAAATTCCGTTTAGAGGGATTCGAAAAAAAATTGCTGAAAAGATGACAAAATCACTCTTTACAATTCCGCATGTTACTCATTTTGACGAAGTTAATATGACGAATTTATTCCATATGAGACAGCAGTTGAAAGTAACTGGTGAATCAGTCAGTGTTCCTGCATTTCTTATTAAAGCACTTGTTATTTCACTGAAGGATTTCCCTATATTCAATGCCGAACTTGACGAAGAAAATAATCGGATATTACTTAAGAAAAACTATCATATTGGTTTCGCTACAAACACAGAAAGCGGACTAATTGTCCCAGTTATCCATGATGTCGATAAGAAATCAATTAAAGAAATTAACAAAGATATAAAAGGATTAACGGAAAGAGCAATCGCTGGGAAATTACAACCGTTTGAAATGCAAAATAGCACATTTACAGTGAGTAATGTTGGGCCCCTTGGTAGTACAGGGGCAACACCAATTATCAATTACCCGGAAACGGCACTTATTGCTTTCCACAAAACAAAAAAACAACCGATCGTCAATATTCATGATGAAATCGTTATCGGTCATATCATGACACTATCCATGGCATTTGACCACCGTGTTGCTGATGGCGCGACAGCCGTTGCATTTACGAACCGCTTTGCAAGCCTAATTGAACAGCCACACAAACTGATGATGGAGATGATTTAA
- a CDS encoding alpha-ketoacid dehydrogenase subunit beta: MTQLKELDQKKETTKQMTLIQAINDGMRLMLEEDDRTIILGEDIGKNGGVFRATEGLQEQFGDDRVVDTPLSEAGIIGTSIGLAVNGFRPVAEIQFLGFIYPAYEQIMTHVSRIRMRSMSRFTVPMVIRAPYGAGIRAPEIHSDSVEILFTHMPGIKVVCPSNPYDAKGLLIAAMEDPDPVLVLEPMKNYRSKREEVPVGKYTVEIGKGKIVREGADVTLIAWGAMISIAEKAAEQAEKKGISCEIIDLRTLYPIDRDIIAESVQKTTRAVIIHEAHNTGGLGNDIVSIINDTAFLYLRAPIERVTGFDVPVPFFTLEEHYLPTPARVVEGIEKVLHF; this comes from the coding sequence ATGACCCAGTTGAAAGAGTTGGATCAAAAAAAAGAAACGACAAAACAGATGACGTTAATTCAAGCGATTAATGATGGTATGCGCCTGATGTTAGAAGAGGATGATCGGACCATTATACTGGGAGAAGATATAGGTAAGAACGGGGGAGTTTTTCGTGCGACAGAAGGACTCCAGGAACAGTTTGGTGATGACAGGGTTGTTGACACCCCACTCTCAGAGGCAGGAATTATCGGTACGTCAATTGGTCTTGCAGTTAATGGTTTTCGACCAGTTGCAGAAATCCAGTTCCTTGGGTTTATCTACCCTGCTTACGAACAGATTATGACACATGTTTCACGGATTCGAATGCGTTCGATGTCTCGTTTTACTGTGCCTATGGTCATTCGTGCACCTTATGGGGCAGGAATTCGTGCACCTGAAATACATTCTGACAGTGTAGAAATTTTATTCACACATATGCCTGGCATCAAGGTCGTTTGTCCATCGAATCCATACGATGCAAAAGGGTTATTGATTGCAGCAATGGAAGATCCTGATCCGGTGCTTGTTTTGGAGCCTATGAAAAACTATCGTTCGAAGAGAGAAGAAGTACCTGTTGGAAAATATACTGTAGAAATTGGTAAAGGGAAAATTGTACGTGAAGGTGCGGATGTCACGCTTATAGCTTGGGGAGCTATGATTTCAATAGCGGAGAAGGCAGCTGAACAGGCCGAGAAAAAAGGGATTAGTTGTGAGATTATCGATCTGCGAACATTGTATCCTATTGATCGTGACATTATTGCTGAGTCTGTGCAAAAGACAACGAGGGCGGTCATCATTCATGAAGCACATAATACTGGGGGACTCGGCAACGATATCGTATCGATTATAAATGATACAGCTTTCCTTTATCTACGAGCGCCGATTGAACGCGTTACTGGATTTGATGTACCGGTTCCATTCTTTACATTAGAAGAACATTATCTTCCAACACCGGCACGCGTCGTTGAAGGAATAGAAAAAGTGCTTCATTTTTGA